The genomic DNA ACGTCCTCGGGGACCACGCGCTCGCGCTTGCGGTTGCGCTCCATGCAGACCTCCACCGGGACGTCGAAGAAGACGGCGTGAGTCTCGAAGCCGAAGTCCTTGGCCATGTGGATCCACTGGCGGCGCTCGCGGGGAGAGAGGTTGGTGGCGTCCACGTAGTTCCAGGGCATCTTGGCGATGAGGCGGGCGCGCAGCAGCGAGCGCAGGGTGGAGAAGACCAGGCTCTGGTAGCGCTGCTCGGTGATGGAATCGAAGAGGATGGTGCGCAGGGTGTCGCTGGAGAGCGGGGTGACACCGCGGCGCTTGAACCAGGTGGTCTTGCCGGAGCCGGGCAGGCCGATGGCCAGCACCACCACGCCCTTGGGAGCGCGCGCGGCGGGCTTGCCCGGGGGCAGTCCTTCAGGCTTGCCCGCGGGCGGAGCCGAGACCGACTCCGGCTGGGTCTCCACCACGATCTTGGGGCGGGCCGGGGGACGCGCTTCCCGCGGCGGCGGAGCGGGACGGCCTTCGCGCGCGGGCGCGGGCAGGCGCGGCTCGCGCGCGGGCGGAGCGGGCCGGGCTTCGCGCGCGGGCGGAGCGGGCCGGCCTTCGCGCGCGGGCGCGGCGGGGCGGGCCTCGCGCGGCGGCAGCGCGGCCAGGTCCTCGGGATAGATGGGCTGCAGCGGCGTGTAGCCTTCGGGCTTGGGCTGGCCGACTTTGCCGGTGGATTCCGATTCGGAGGGCTGCTTCTTTTTGCGGCGTCGCATACGCTCGCGTAACCACTTACGCATGTGGGACTTATAGCAGATGTGCGGGCGGGGAGCAAACTCGGAGAGGGAGTTGGGAGTTTGGAGTTAGTAGTTTGCGTGGCACCGGGCGCGGAACACTAACTCCTAACCACAAACTCCTAACTACTCGTACGCGCTCTGGACAGGCATAATACTGCCCCATCCCCCAAGGAGGCATCGTGGCGAAATACCTGGTGATGGCAGTGTTGCTGGCAGCGGGTTCCCTTTCGTGTCTGGCCCAAGAGTCCAAGGAATACGCGGCTTGCAATCAGAAGGCGGTGGCGCAACCCGATCTCAATGCCTGTGCCAGGGAAGAAGCCGCCCGCGTAGACGCCGAACTCAACCAGGTCTACGCCCAGCTTCTGAAAGCGGCGAAGGACGATCCCGATGCGGTCGCCAAGATCAAGGCCGCCGAGAAGGCGTGGGTGGTCTACCGCGACGCCTACCTCGAGGCCATGTATCCCGCCAAGGACAAGCAGGCGGAATACGGCTCCGAGTACCTGATGGAAGTGAGCCTGCTCACCGCCAAGCTGACGCGCCGGCAGATCGAGGCGCTCAAGGGGCTTCTACAGCAATACAGCAGCTAGCCAAGGCGAAGGAGTCAGGAGTCGGGGGTCAGCAGTCAGGAGTGAGGGCTTTGTGTGAACTTTGTTCCCTTTGTGGCTGGAAAGCTGCTTTACCACAAAGGACACAAAGG from Terriglobales bacterium includes the following:
- a CDS encoding AAA family ATPase, which translates into the protein MRRRKKKQPSESESTGKVGQPKPEGYTPLQPIYPEDLAALPPREARPAAPAREGRPAPPAREARPAPPAREPRLPAPAREGRPAPPPREARPPARPKIVVETQPESVSAPPAGKPEGLPPGKPAARAPKGVVVLAIGLPGSGKTTWFKRRGVTPLSSDTLRTILFDSITEQRYQSLVFSTLRSLLRARLIAKMPWNYVDATNLSPRERRQWIHMAKDFGFETHAVFFDVPVEVCMERNRKRERVVPEDVMQRMAAKLKPPTFAEGFSKITVVRVKQKAEEPHDAGSWESY
- a CDS encoding lysozyme inhibitor LprI family protein, encoding MAKYLVMAVLLAAGSLSCLAQESKEYAACNQKAVAQPDLNACAREEAARVDAELNQVYAQLLKAAKDDPDAVAKIKAAEKAWVVYRDAYLEAMYPAKDKQAEYGSEYLMEVSLLTAKLTRRQIEALKGLLQQYSS